The following nucleotide sequence is from Primulina tabacum isolate GXHZ01 chromosome 2, ASM2559414v2, whole genome shotgun sequence.
CCCTTTATTCATTACAAAGTTGAAACCTCCACAAACCCCATCTAAAAATCATTGAAAAGAAACATAAAAATTTGATCATCCCTGTAACCCCGCCTTAATCTTCTTAATAGTGGCAACATCAGTCTTGAAAGACATAGCCAAAACACTGTCATCAGTGGTGGAATTAAACAGGGTGTTCGGCAACGAAACGGTACCCGGATTAGCACTCCCGAACGCAGAAATAGCGATAGCCGGATTCTTGGAATCAGCATTATACTGGTAATGCACCAGTCCTTTAGGAAACACAAACATGTCACCTGTTTGCAAAGTTTGAGTGTAGAGCTTATTTTTCGTGTCCACAAATCCGACCTCCAATGAACCCAGGATCACGAACAAGAGCTCCGCGGATCGGGGGTGCGTGTGAACCGGGTTGACCGAGTTGCTCGGGTAGACTAAGGCAGCAAAGGATACACTCTGTCCGTTCAAGGCAGGTAGTTGTTCCATGTTTGCTTTGAGAACTTTGAAGGATGGAGGGATTGGGTCGGAAACGAGGGATCGAAGACCCGTGAATGTGAAGAAGTTTCCATCGACTTGCGACGAGTTCGGTGGTAGGATAAAGTCTGTGAGAATATCAGGATCTCCTGCCTTTGCTGTCTGGCATATTGTGAGTGCAACTAGCACTAAAAATATCGTTTTCTTGCCGAAATACATTGGGTTTTTTTCGCTTTTTTTGGACAAGATGCAATGTTTTTTGCTTCAATTATGGTGGCTTTGGATTCCAAAAGTTATGGGATTTATATAGCTTGCGGGTGTGTAATGTTGTAGAGGAATGGGATTGAGCACTCCGCTGGATGAACAGTATGAATTTGAGACTAGGAAGTGGATATGTACATTTTCCTTCTTGGTGTTTCTCGATATTGAAAGGATAtgcttttgttttgttttcttgtcATTTGTTGTTAAAGCAGATACCAAATAGAAAATGACTGGCTTTCCAATGTACCATCTGAGAATTTTAAGAACTTTGTTTGACAAGAGCACAGGTTGTTAGAACAACAAGACTGAATAATTTCACCGGCTTGTGGGGCTTTCGTACGGATGGAATCAGGCTTGTGGGGTCACCCGCACTTAATACGACATTAATCCAAAATTGGGCCGGGTGGCCGTATTATATGTGGCTCCGCCACTGTCAGTACGGTCATAATATGATATGCGATGAGTCATTTGATTGTGTAGTTCATGCACTACTCCAAGAAAGTATTGTATGATTGAGATTACCTGTGAAACTGCATCTCTCGTCGCCACATGAAACGACTTCAGGGCAGATGGCTCCCAAGGCAGATTTGGCGGAGGCAATAATATTGTAACATCGTACGCTCAGATTAGGCACTGCTGGTTTCTGTAGACACCAATATTTTATTTACTCCATTTTAAACTTATTATTACTAGGAAAAATGTTAATATGGGTCTGAATTATTTACCCAGTCCATATATTTTAGTATAATAAACTGTAGACACCAATATGTTATTTACTCCATTTTTTCTTTCTTAAATCAAAATAGTTAATttattcataaatttttataagtaaACCAAACAGTGTAAACAATGCAACTTATCATGCTGCCATTACAACGGGAGTGGAAGACAAACAAATGATATCAACAACAGCCCTTTGATCACCTTCTTTATCTTTAATAGTCTCCAATCCCTTTACTTTACTTATCTTTGACGAAGAATGTACACGAAGCTCTGATCTGAAAATTCATTTGGTTTTCTTTCGGTCCTCAAAGTTCGAAAAATTAGTTCCCGGTTATTTTGGTTGTTGTTCTATCCTGATCTAATGGCATGTTAAATATCGGACAGCTGGTAAAAATGTGATTTCACTCTGTATATGGTGGCGGAGTAAGAACCGTTGAATCCTTAAATATAAGGTGAATCCCACTGCTCAAATGATTCAAAACTTTTGATATTGTCTAGGGAAAAACTCGAGGTGTAACATTTGTGAGAGTGGTCGAAATCAGAAATCTCGAAAAGGGTTGCAATGATTTTCCTGATCATTTTTGAATAGAAACTCGACTAAATTTTACATGGTTGTCAATTGTCATATTCATTgtgaattatttatttcatttcttTATCAATGCATTGGCAAGTCAGATTTATTCGTTACGCTAATacgtttatttattttttatttatttgttcaATTATTTCTCATAATGAAGTAAGTTTCTAGCTAGATCGGAATATCATTGTGAATTtagaattataaaaaaaacatgaaacCCATAAATTAATTTATGAGTGTCGTTTGGAAATCGaactcatatatttattaattttttcacCCAAAACAGTCACtaaacaagaatatttatttaatttcaattatTGTCTCCACTTTATTAAAAGCCAAACTGCCCACCGCATCGAAGCCAGTCATGCATACTTGCACTTACCATAAGCTGCAACATAAAGaaacaaaatgttattttctcaTATTATGAGTCATGAAAACATTAATTCAATCACACCAAACAGGccatataattatattaattcaaaacaATCACAAAATTTATCGATGAGCCGGAATATCTTACATGGATCGACGGAGGTTCTGGCGCCAAGGTAACGTGGGCAGGCACCGGATTGCCTGTATTTGAGGTTAAGAACATAGGAGACATGATTGACTAAGTTGTCAGGTAAGAAGCAATCTCCGCCGGGATAGACTGGAGTGCAATCTAACTCTTtgcaaaatgagaaaaaaaaatgCCACATGGCGTCTTCTGAGGCACCTTGCCTCACCACACACCAGTCCTTAGTCTCCTGACCctggataatatttttatcGTTATTCCAgcaattgtttttttaaaaaaatatataaaagaaaataaaaaacaaaggaaagaagtaagataaattaaatttagatttAGGGCTAACAAGAAGACtcatcataaataaataaaatcttgAAATATTTGTACCATGCACGCATTAACGCACAGAAGCAACAAAAACGAGCAGGAGAAAACATTTAGACTCGCCATTGGTTTGAATAGTTTTGTGCTCTCTTCCGATTCTTACACTTTCTGTCGATTacacagatatatatatatatatatatatatcgattaTGTATATAAAGTTATAATGTAATCGAGACATCAGATTATAACTTTGACCCAATTATTTATTACATTATTACTTACTATTGTTTTAGCAACAAATCTATTGTCTCTTACTATATTTCTCTTACTCAATCATTAAGAATGTGGCTAGTATAGTAACCACTTTTGGTAGGTTATGATACACTTTCTTATTACAAAAacaacttttatttttaattaatttacaatttatttcatttatattttaatccacataaatttttttaaaaaaaattccgaTTTAGAAAACCGTCCACCTTATATTCAATTGatggagaaaatatttttaactaattaattaattatttttttaacaccTACAATGTATGTAACCATCCACTACTATAGTTACCTACTAGTGTACGACGCACGcaagtatgatattttttataattcgttaaatttatatttaaatgaagatctcAATATAATGATAAGAAATAGTGagggactacactgtaatttgatatataaattaaaaaattaattgaaaaataaaaaaataaaaaaaatgatcttaataaaaattgaacctaTAACCTAAACTCAAGAAAAACGACTCTATCCACTGAATTACATAtaacttacattaaaattttaacattttattaatatatataattattaaaacagaccatgacacaaaaattaattactctaagtgtctcaaacttaataaaataatatagaaGTATAGATTATGCGAGAAAACCTTAAAATGTAATTATTTTTGAGTGGATTGTGAAGcccttttttattttacttagttagatttattatttaaactttCTGTTATTGTGAAGGAGTAAggattaaaattaattaaaataatccatataatttataatattgatAATAACTTATATGAGTCCTTTGAATAAGTTTTTATGCaatttctaaaatattattatctCTATAACTATtgtataaaaataattcaatctaTATATTATAAGCATTCATTATTAATGCATCttcttttttatattttgaaaaaattctTACCATAAAGATATTTTGATTCGTTGTTTTAAATATTCCAACATCTTATACACAGATAATACAATGGAAAATTGTTTTTTCATCGTGTATGTTTCTTTCATGGCAATTTTAGTCATCCATGTTATTAAATTTCAGCCATAGTCTGCTACCTTTGTTTTTGTGTGTgataattttagtatttttttcgGATGTATAACCATTATGTGCTGTTGTGACGCTGACGTGTGTAATTTCACATCAACACTCCCgatgaaaatgattaaaattattaaaaatgtgAAGATAAATTACGacaattgaaatttgataaaccGAGAACCGAAATCGCAAAGTGACCAACATACAATACCAAAAATACGGTTTTTCCTAAATTATATTTTCCGATAACCAAAGATTATCAAAATCATTCGACAAGTTTGTCTATTTTATATTTGGGTCCTTTAAAAAGTCAAATTTATTCTTCATCTTGAATAGACAAACTTATATTTGAAACTTTTAGCCCTACTTCACAACGTATTTGGAAATATGAGGttaagtatatatatacatgggTCCACTAGTAGAATTTCCTTGATTTACTTCGCATATTCAATGAAATAATAGGTATATAATTGCCGAAGTAGACGCACGTGAAGTAATAGGTAATCATTTTACTTCGCATATCACCGAAGTCGTATCCAAGAAATTAGCGAAGTTTTTGGTCGAAATTAGATTGATGCTGAAGTAAAACAACGTATTCTACCTCGTCGATTTCGTAAAGTGCAGAAGTAATAGCTTATATATAACTGCATAGTTTACATTGAATGACGAAGTAAATGTGTTGTATAACTTCACATGTTTTGTATTTTGTGAAGTAATTGATGCGAATGACTTCGCTATTATGGAACTACAttctaattagcgacggtttttttaaCTTTTCACTTCATTAAAACTATTCTGTCGAAGTAAAATGAtacaaaaaattagaagtaaAGCCCgtgttttttaaattgtgaagtaaaaaataatgttttactTCGCCGCTGTTATTACCGAAgttgattgatatatactacTTCATAATTAATCATAGCCGAAGTAACTAGTGGCGAAGTAAAAGCCAAAAATTCTACTAGTGGTCGGTCGATGTTGTGGTGCCAATGTAACTTGGGAACCGAGGCACCTTGTTTCACTACGCACCAGTCCAGACCCTaatcaaaataaataagaaattcagaaagaaaaaaaaatttgaatctgacaaatttaattacttaaaaAGAATTAAAATCATTTAGAATATCAGATCTGAAACATTAacttttacatattaaatcattgatgttttgatatatttggttAGCGACATGATAGATCGAAATCGCAATGAAAAACAAGAAACGGAAAcacaaattgaacaaaataaaataaacttgAATAAATTACTAGTATATAAGACATTTAGTAATGGATCTTTAGCCTAAAATTTTTGAATAATTATACTGgcaaatttaatatattaaaaatgatGGGGGTAAAATATAGACAATTTTTTTGTTTGAAAGAAGATGATATATATCGATCGGCACCCAGTCTCAAATTAAGttctatttttttaatcattattCCAATTAACTgtttaacaaatatatataaaaaaataaaaaattaggaaagaattcaaatattaaatttaaatttaggcTAAACAAGTATACTTGAAATATTCGTACCATGCATGCACTAACGCAGAGAAGCAACACAGGAGAAAACATTTAGAGTCACCATTGGTTTGAATAATTTTGCGCTCTCTTCCGATTCTTACACTTTCTGTCTTTCGCACATATGTGTGTTGtgcgtgtgtgtatatatgttttgtttttttcaaaaaaaaaatttaagttaatTCATTATCCAAATTCCAATGTACCAAATTTTTACTTCTAAACGCTTGTATTCGTTTGGACGAACACTAAATGTTGGATCCATGCTTAACCCATAATTTTTGTTTTCCCGAAAAGTAATGATGAAATTGTCCCCATAGTACGTGGGACATTCCCTTGCCATGTTAGCTAGTTCACGCATGCAGATAGGGCAGTGTATTACCTGTAGCGTCGAATTTTCCCGTATGATAGTAAGTCATCCTGAGAACCCCGCTTCTAGTTCTAGCTAGGGATACTATCCAAGTGTGCTCTCTTTCAGGACTCAATGACCGGAGGTCATTTCATTTCATGacgttttcatttttttaaactgGGATTCAATAATGGCCCAAGATTCTGATATTGACCTAATGAATGTGTATGTGTATTCAATATGGAGTATGGACCACTGCAGCGATCATTTCATTTTCATCGATGTTCTAGACCGTTCTTTTATTTTGCTTCTCGTAATAATTCAGTCCCACGTCATGCTTGAATTGATTCCAAAGAACTACGTCCCAGTATTCGAGGTAGCGGCCATTTTTATACACTCAGAGAACCATACTTTCGTGGGCTTAAATCCCGTGCGTGGCACTTCATATTGATGATAATTCACATTTCTTGTAGGCCATACATGTGGCATACGTTCAGAGTTCCGACCAACTTAAAATATACaattttaaacattaaaaacacaaaaattcTTGTTAAACAAATTTCTCGActtaaaatattacttttcataGAATTATGGATCAAATTGGATCGGATCGACCCTTTTCACGGATATGTAGACgtgatatgatgaaaggatCGATACTCAGAAGAAAGAAATAGGAGACCTACTCCaactaaaaaaaatctaaaagaaaTGGATCGAAACGAAATCTTGAGTTCAGATCCAATTGAATCAAACCACGTCCCATCTGAGAATTTTAAGAACTTTGTTTGACAAGAGCACAGGTTGTTAGAACAACAAGACTGAATAATTTCACCGGCTTGTGGGGCTTTCGTACGGATGGAATCAGGCTTGTGGGGTCACCCGCACTTAATACGACATTAATCCAAAATTGGGCCGGGTGGCCGTATTATATGTGGCTCCGCCACTGTCAGTACGGTCATAATATGATATGCGATGAGTCATTTGATTGTGTAGTTCATGCACTACTCCAAGAAAGTATTGTATGATTGAGATTACCTGTGAAACTGCATCTCTCGTCGCCACATGAAACGACTTCAGGGCAGATGGCTCCCAAGGCAGATTTGGCGGAGGCAATAATATTGTAACATCGTACGCTCAGATTAGGCACTGCTGTCTTCTCACTGCTGGTTTTTGTAGACACCAATATTTTATTTACTCCATTTTAAACTTATTATTACTAGGAAAAATGTTAATATGGGTCTGAATTATTTACCCAGTCCATATATTTTAGTATAATAAACTGTAGACACCAATATGTTATTTACTCCATTTTTTCTTTCTTAAATCAAAATAGTTAATttattcataaatttttataagtaaACCAAACAGTGTAAACAATGCAACTTATCATGCTGCCATTACAACGGGAGTGGAAGACAAACAAATGATATCAACAACAGCCCTTTGATCACCTTCTTTATCTTTAATAGTCTCCAATCCCTTTACTTTACTTATCTTTGACGAAGAATGTACACGAAGCTCTGATCTGAAAATTCATTTGGTTTTCTTTCGGTCCTCAAAGTTCGAAAAATTAGTTCCCGGTTATTTTGGTTGTTGTTCTATCCTCTAATGGCATGTTAAATATTGGACACAGCTGGTAAAAATGTGATTTCACTCTGTATATGGTGAATCCCACTGCTCAAATGATTCAATACTTTTGATATTGTAGGGAAAAACTCGAGGTGTAACATTTGTGAGAGTGGTCGGAATCAGAAATCTCGAAAAGGGTCGCAATGATTTTCCTGATCATTCTTGAATTGAAACTCGACTAAATTTTACATGGTTGTCATATTCATTgtgaattatttatttcatttcttTACCAATGCATTGGCAAGTCAGATTTATTGGTTACGGTTATacgtttattttttttttatttatttgttcaATTATTTCTCATAATGATTTAAGTTCTAGATCGGAATATCATTATGAATTtagaattataaaaaaaacatgaaacCCATAAATTAATTTATGAGTGTGTTTTTGGAAATCGaactcatatatttattaattttccaCACTAATCTCTCCCAAAACAATCACtaaacaagaatatttatttaatttcaatttcaattattGTCTCCGCTTTATTAGAAACCAAACCGCCACCGCATCGAAGCCAGTCATGCATACTTGCACTTACCATAAGCTGCAACATAAAGaaacaaaatgttattttctcaTATTATGAGTCATGAAAACATTAATTCAATCACACCAAACAGGccatataattatattaattcaaaacaATCACAAAAATTTATCGATGAGCCGGAATAACTTACATGGATCGACGGAGGTTCTGGCGCCAAGGTAACTTGGGCAGGCACCGGATTGCCTGTATTTGAGGTTAAGAACATAGGAGACATGACTGACTAAGTTGTCAGGTAGGAAGCAATCTCCGCGGGGATTGACTGGAGTGCAATCTACCTCTTTGCAAGATGAGACAAAATAATTCTTCATGGCGTCTTCTGAGGCACCTTGCCTCACCACACACCAGTCCTGAGTCTCCTGACCctggataatatttttatcGTTATTCCAGTAATTGTTCTTTTTAAAAGtatataaaagaaaataaaaacaaaggaaagaagtaagataaattaaatttaaatttaggcTAACAAGAAgactcataaataaataaagtctTGAAATATTTGTACCATGCACGCACTAACGCACAGAAGCAACAAAAACGAGCAGGAGAAAACATTTAGACTCGTCATTGGTTTGAATACTTTTGTGCTCTCTTCCGATTCTTACTCTTTCtgtcaattatatatatatatatatatatatatatatatatatatactttgaCCCAATTATTTATTACATTATTACTTACTATTGTTTTAGCAACAAAACTATTATCTCTTACTATATTTCTCTTACTCAATCATTAAGAATGTGGCTAGTATAGTAACCACTTTTGGTAGGTTATGATACACTTTCTTATTACAAAAacaacttttatttttaattaatttacaatttatttcatttatattttaatccacttaaatttttttaaaaataattcctatTTAGAAAACCGTCCACCTTATATTCGATTGatggagaaaatatttttaactaattaattaattgttttttaaaagcattcatTATTAATGCATcttcttttttatattttaaaaaaattattactataAAGATATTTTGATTCGTTGTTTTAAATATTCCAACATCTTATAcacatataaattaaatattataaggGCGAGGTTTTCTAGAAAATTGTTTGGGAAGTGCAATTTTTAGTTATCTTCCTATTTTTGGAAATAATACAATGGAAAATTGTTTTTTCATCGTGTATGTTTCTTTTGCACatatgtgtgtgcgtgtgtgtataagatatatataaagttttgttttgttttttaaaaaaattaagttaaTTCATTATCTAAATTCCAATGTACCAAATTTCTAATTCTAAATGCATGTATTCGTTTGGACGAACACTAAATGTTGGATCCATACTTAACCCATATTTTTTTTTCCCGAAAAATAATGGTGAAACTGTCCCCATAGTACGTGGGACATTCCCTTGCCATGTTAGCTAGTTCACGCATGCAGATAGGGCAGTGTGTTACCTGTAGTGTCGAATTTTCCCGTATGTTAGTAAGTCATCCTGAGAACCCCGCTTCTAGTTCTAGGGATACTATCCaggggtttttttaaaaaaatattataaagtaaaataataattataaaaatattgcaAAATGAGAAAGTTTATAAAAGTATAACAATCCGCTGCACTGTGCAGCGGATTcatccttttttaaaaaaaaattaaaaaaagaaaaaagaaaagtgGAGTGGTCACGGATTCAAAGAATCTGTGATAGTCTGTCACGGATTCAGAATCCGTGTCCATTCCGCGTCTACACCGTGTGTGTTCCCACTATAAATAGAAATGTTCATCTCCTCAAAATCGTACcctttccttctttcttttcgaccgaaaatattttttttcggtGATAATTCTCGCATTCGGATCTTTTCTAATTCGATATTGTATTAATATTAATTGTTGATTTTATCATCCTTTTCATTTGAAGATATATCGAGAGGTAATGTTTAATTTcgttgataatattataattatatattaagaattaatatttttttgtgtaattttttttataatacttGTCATTTATTTCAGATATTAGTACCGTCCGTTGATATTATTACAAGTTCCGTACAGTTACGTTGGAGAAGGtaatttaagtaatttttaaatattttgtttgtattatttatattatattaatataattataattttgtacACTAACATTATATGATTAAGTATAAttagttaaatattatatttttaatattaatcgcgatattaaaaaatagttggaatattaaaaaaataataaatatgatattgtgatttttgaaatatttgaaggttaatatttttaatataattaaattaatttaatataagaaTGAGTTAATATTATTGTACTTAATGCTAATGAAATTATAAAgtattttgttatgttttttttaaaaaaattatatatgaaaTAGTGTTTAGTTACTATAACTTTGAGcactttaatataatttatataatattataaaaaatttatgttaatgcaaaataatataagaaattgataattctaattaaatttttttatcagactatatattttgaaataacttacttaaaagtttaatataaataaattatattaatttttaatttgtgttgttatatacaaaaaaattttgaaaattatgtaaTAAAATTGCACCGAGTATTTGGTGAATTCATCAGTCCTTCAGATCAAGTTTTCGGCATTCTTCTTGCGCAGCTCTTTATTTTTCTTCACTCCGTGGTATTATTTGTTAGTTATAAAGAATCTGTGATTCTCCTCCCTTTATAAATTGCATTGATCGTGTGATTATTGGAATTcctaatttgatttgatatttttCTGTCAAATCTTAGAATTTTAGAGAATTGCGCCGAGTATCAACAATTCAGAATTTGATTTCGGAGAATTATGCTGAGTAACAGAATTTGGGAGAATTGCGCCGAGTCTAAGtcgaatatatattttttcattctatattgaattgttttatgtatattatatctgataatttttgtaattaattgcAGATATTAAACTCCGGTAGCTCATTTAATTACAAATTCCGCTGAACGACATTTGGAAAGGTAATTTCAATAATTtctttatattataattttattatttatgttgtattaatgtaattataatttttttcggTTGCATTAtactattttatataatttttttatattttatatttttaatattaattatgttttatatttCGCACAGACGTGGATACTGTCAAGGTCTTACTTTACGTAGGTGGCTATGTCATTATTGAAGATGGTAGGGTTGGATATAATATCCCCGCGACCAGGCCCATTAAAATCCCCCGCTCTACTACATTTTCTCAATTGGTGAGTTATGTGCATCGGAAGCTGGAGATCGACCCATCAAAATGCTGCATCAAATTGTCAACGAAATATTGTTATAGCTCGTTGTCTCGTTACATTGAAGAGCATGTCTATATCACAGATGATGATAGTCTACAATTTGTTTGAGGCATGTTTGCTCTAATTTCAACAGCAAGTTCAAAAACATTCACTTGAAAGACTTATGTTGGGAAGCAGGGATACAACACCAAGTATCAAAATTTAATGCGACAATGGAGGCAATTAGAACAAATAATGCAGCAGCTTTCATCTATTTGTCAAacattcaaaaagaaaaatgatcatTGGCTCATGATGGGGGATGGAGACGAGGGATAATGACGACGAACATGTCTGAGTGCATTAATGGTGTATTGAAAGGGGTTCGACGTCTTCCAATAACGGCAATAGTGGAGCTGACATTACAGCGATGCGTGCAATATTTCATTCAACGGCGAGCGCGAAGTGATAAGATGCTGGAAAAAAATCAACCATGGACCGACTTTGCGTACTCTAAATTTGATATGTGGTCAAAAAAGTTAATTGAACATGGAGTTGTAAGATTTGACCAAAGGGATAAAACAGCATCCGTCGCGACAGGAGGAAGACCTGGTCGGCAACATCACGTACAAGCTGTCAACATTTCTACGCGTGATTGCACATGTGGTAAATTCACAATATTTGGAATTCCTTGTGTCACATGTTATATGTGCAGCAAAATGGTTTGGTTTGAATCCCGCACAGCTTGTACAACTCTCTATAAAGATATGTGTCGCAATATCTGAACTGGACCACACAAATCGACCTTTAATTTCATTGATGTGTCGCACAACTCTCTATAAAGATATGCCAACACAGCAGAACCCCAGTTATACGTATTCACTTATTCTATTTCCTCAAGGAACTGCAAATACATAAGTTTCACAGCAGCACCTTCCGAGTCCGGAAACATACATCCACCAATGATCAGTAATGCAACACAACGGGAATATTGTGTCACGTCCTCTTCAGTGCTTTGATCATTAATCATATTATTTAGGCATGGTCTAGCAAAGcggtcagataaagatgtgcgcCTTTAATCTGAGAAGATGTAGGCGTAAAACCCAACCAAGTAGCGCATCGCTGTTGTAAGGTATGTTTGTTGTACGCGGTATCTACATCAGTGATGGGAATGCCATCAATATTCAACCCCCAAATAAGAGCAACGTCCTGCAGAGTGATTGTTGCCTCGCCCACGGTAAGGTGAAATGTGTGTGTCTCACGACGCCATCTCTCAACAATGGCTGTAAGCAAATGattatcataatatttaatAGGACCACACTGAATGACATCATAGAAGCCCATGCGTGCAAGACATAGGCGGACACGGAGGTGAATCCCAGCATTGAGCAATCTCCAAAGACATTTGTCAGACCGTCGTGGCGGAATTATTGCATCCATGTTTACAGCGTTGATATTATTTTATAGGTGTCTACCCCGCAAATACAACACATTATCCGAATTTtcagccatcttgcaaacaaaaAATCATTTGTTAATAGTTATTTATTAGTAatagttatttgttataaaatgtttatttattaaaaaaaatataacatataattacaataaataaattagtaatAGTTATAAAACGTATACATTCattgtaattaaattaagtatacttattattatacaattaatattataataagtATTCGAATAAGAAAATTACTTCATGCAATTAATatataagtaaaaaaaaattaggtgAGGCAATTAATATATaagtattaatattatattataattataattatataagtattaaaataattattattatacaattaatattataattattccaataatataaattatattacaaCTAAttctaataataaaattaatacagagttataatttataatttttgtaaataaattaagtatatttattat
It contains:
- the LOC142537253 gene encoding putative germin-like protein 9-2, whose protein sequence is MYFGKKTIFLVLVALTICQTAKAGDPDILTDFILPPNSSQVDGNFFTFTGLRSLVSDPIPPSFKVLKANMEQLPALNGQSVSFAALVYPSNSVNPVHTHPRSAELLFVILGSLEVGFVDTKNKLYTQTLQTGDMFVFPKGLVHYQYNADSKNPAIAISAFGSANPGTVSLPNTLFNSTTDDSVLAMSFKTDVATIKKIKAGLQG